DNA from Thermodesulfobacteriota bacterium:
GCAGTCTTTTCAAATTTATATCCCCTTACTGTAATCGAATAAAACCTGTGGTTTTCCACATTTTTCCAGTAAATCTTGTTGAGAAGCTGTAGCCCATAGAATCCTGCTTGTTCGAGGTGTGAAAGAAACTGTTCCTCTGTTAAAGCGCCGGCGATACATTCACCCCAGAGATGGTCGTTTGTCGCAATATGTTCCGGAACCTCTTTTTCCGAGACAATATCGGATATAACAATTCTCCCGTGATTTCTGAGGATGCGCCACATCTCCGAAAACACCCTCTT
Protein-coding regions in this window:
- a CDS encoding ubiquinone biosynthesis methyltransferase UbiE; amino-acid sequence: KRVFSEMWRILRNHGRIVISDIVSEKEVPEHIATNDHLWGECIAGALTEEQFLSHLEQAGFYGLQLLNKIYWKNVENHRFYSITVRGYKFEKTAGCVYIGQRAIYLGPLKAIADEEGHLFPRNDPIEICTDTAEKLTKPPYERMFIITDPTREVNEDYRCCVDGGNCC